One genomic region from Phycisphaerae bacterium encodes:
- a CDS encoding transposase, with the protein MALAIQKLEADAQAQSPSYRLIPAADAARIMGIAERHLRRRCAEEFAPRGLAAMEDGKWHVSPLVDDRLPRELDALSVDRELVAELYKDGTPQNYIDAAIAKRDILLGFNRFEARGMKEADARAAYIASLEARGVFADADLTTPDVRTFYRWEAAYRQQHIAGLCRKVYARHKAGPVGEAAMEMLMNLVNCGNKFSASEAIELTRGKAAKHPDNPAWKMPADRTIQLELQRRRPPALKTFINKGDSACTKLHMPKRRRNYESIAANEEWVGDERTMDVCIRYCGSRGWKATRVVTLTVWMDMRSRVIVGWEISLRGSSRTILAAFKRGVLVYGKPRIARCDWGKDYVKALGNSRKKRRRDDPAGTPRRTYVMEQLGIDVQPTARPYMPWAKPVEPFFSVMKTHFDRFWDSFMGGSPTERHEDRGDWIKANLERLPTIHDLIAAFEQWLDNYHNRPHGAADLFGKTPLEAMQAFRDGPARTETPAVLDHLFAFFSEPRTVGRDGIRFRNGIYGFCEPSLIPLQGQQVLLRYQPDNIGDNVIVCDLNRMPLSTVPPIKCERWQDYSEEDAKRQARLHRETVKPYRKMRRGSRDYFDGLTTKQRFELQREGIEAVHGDRRIQSLSPVPQLRVRPDLEAAIDAIPEKVEKRSKAVRSGTANRELNVHDMAEADVAPPPAERHFGGLSLEDFLED; encoded by the coding sequence ATGGCACTAGCAATTCAAAAACTCGAAGCCGACGCCCAGGCGCAATCGCCAAGCTACCGGCTCATTCCCGCCGCCGACGCTGCCCGGATCATGGGTATCGCCGAGCGGCATCTTCGCCGCCGATGCGCCGAGGAGTTCGCCCCGCGTGGACTCGCGGCCATGGAAGACGGCAAGTGGCACGTCTCGCCCTTGGTCGATGATCGCCTGCCCCGCGAACTGGATGCGCTGTCGGTCGACCGCGAGCTCGTCGCCGAACTCTACAAGGATGGCACGCCACAGAACTACATCGACGCGGCTATCGCCAAGCGGGACATTCTGCTCGGCTTCAACCGCTTCGAGGCTCGCGGCATGAAAGAGGCCGATGCCCGCGCCGCCTACATCGCATCGCTTGAAGCACGGGGCGTCTTTGCCGATGCCGACCTGACGACACCGGATGTCCGCACCTTCTACCGATGGGAAGCGGCTTATCGTCAGCAGCACATTGCAGGGCTGTGCCGCAAGGTTTACGCGCGGCACAAGGCCGGCCCGGTCGGCGAAGCCGCGATGGAAATGCTCATGAACCTCGTGAACTGCGGCAACAAGTTTTCCGCGTCCGAGGCGATCGAGCTCACCCGAGGGAAAGCGGCTAAGCATCCGGACAATCCCGCCTGGAAGATGCCGGCTGATCGAACCATCCAGCTTGAACTTCAGCGCCGCCGCCCGCCCGCGTTGAAGACCTTCATCAACAAGGGCGACAGCGCCTGCACCAAGCTCCACATGCCCAAGCGCCGCCGCAACTATGAGTCGATCGCCGCCAACGAAGAGTGGGTCGGTGATGAACGCACAATGGACGTGTGCATCCGTTATTGCGGCTCACGCGGCTGGAAGGCCACGCGTGTCGTGACGCTCACGGTGTGGATGGACATGCGGTCTCGCGTGATTGTGGGGTGGGAGATTTCATTGCGCGGGAGTTCGCGAACCATTCTCGCAGCCTTCAAGCGCGGCGTGCTGGTCTATGGCAAGCCCAGGATCGCCCGATGCGACTGGGGTAAGGATTATGTCAAAGCCCTCGGCAACAGCAGGAAGAAGCGCCGCCGGGATGATCCAGCCGGAACGCCGCGACGCACCTACGTCATGGAGCAACTCGGCATCGACGTACAACCGACAGCGCGGCCCTACATGCCTTGGGCTAAACCGGTTGAGCCGTTCTTTTCTGTGATGAAGACCCACTTCGATCGATTTTGGGATTCATTCATGGGTGGCTCGCCGACCGAGCGTCACGAAGATCGCGGCGACTGGATCAAAGCCAACCTCGAAAGGCTCCCGACGATTCACGATCTCATCGCCGCGTTCGAGCAATGGCTCGACAACTATCACAATCGGCCCCATGGCGCTGCCGATCTATTCGGCAAGACGCCGCTTGAAGCGATGCAGGCATTTCGGGATGGACCAGCCCGCACGGAAACGCCGGCCGTGCTCGATCACTTGTTTGCGTTCTTCTCCGAGCCGCGCACGGTGGGTCGCGATGGCATCCGATTCCGCAACGGCATCTATGGATTCTGCGAGCCCTCGCTCATTCCGCTTCAGGGCCAGCAGGTTCTTCTCCGCTATCAGCCGGACAACATCGGCGACAACGTCATCGTCTGCGATTTGAACCGCATGCCGCTATCGACGGTGCCGCCGATCAAGTGCGAGCGCTGGCAGGATTACAGCGAGGAAGATGCCAAGCGTCAGGCACGATTGCACCGTGAGACGGTGAAGCCCTATCGCAAGATGCGGCGAGGCTCGCGGGACTATTTCGACGGGCTGACGACCAAGCAGCGGTTCGAACTCCAGCGTGAAGGCATCGAGGCCGTTCACGGCGATCGCCGCATCCAGTCGCTGTCACCCGTGCCACAACTCCGAGTCCGGCCCGACCTGGAAGCCGCGATCGACGCAATTCCCGAAAAAGTCGAGAAGCGTTCGAAGGCCGTTCGAAGCGGCACGGCCAACCGCGAACTCAATGTGCATGACATGGCCGAGGCCGATGTAGCGCCGCCGCCCGCCGAGCGGCATTTTGGCGGCTTGTCATTGGAGGATTTTCTGGAGGATTAA
- a CDS encoding ATP-binding protein codes for MLPPWMRKNEKPAEPVEPVCPAEAASDMDVAPPEMVQAMGMEARKVTRQVKLPDGSELDEAARAKIRQAVSRHIADYKLTQKEVGRSIGRASNTISEVLAGTYKGEADAVLRQLNTWIEDDDRRRRESRPLGFYSTSVFETILFLSKYAKSNGRVRGAGGIRMLDASRIALGFGPAGCGKSIGAQALHADDPSSLLVRIDIGKATRQGLIRAVVSASGGEPRHNMNLNMDTLQDRLGDSGRLLIIDEGHRMDFGCCELIRDITDVCGIPCVVLATQEFTARLSDMRLGLGKMRYDQFASRVGMQMDLTRGIDGSGGTERPIFSLEDIRAIFRSNEVRLSKAAEEYFQAIACTPQSGMLRTCNNVFEKIVRGTRRQPGALIGVDAVREATRYTLFAHGTESQEIMNKIEKSLASCKHMASEYEARAVG; via the coding sequence ATGCTCCCGCCGTGGATGAGGAAGAACGAGAAGCCGGCCGAGCCGGTGGAGCCGGTATGTCCGGCTGAAGCGGCGAGTGACATGGATGTAGCACCTCCTGAAATGGTTCAGGCGATGGGCATGGAGGCCCGCAAAGTGACCAGGCAAGTGAAGTTGCCGGATGGTAGCGAGCTCGACGAAGCCGCGCGAGCCAAAATCAGGCAGGCCGTTTCCCGCCACATCGCCGATTACAAACTCACTCAGAAAGAAGTGGGGCGGTCGATCGGCCGTGCCAGCAACACGATCAGCGAGGTACTCGCCGGCACTTACAAGGGCGAGGCCGACGCGGTTCTTCGCCAACTCAACACGTGGATCGAAGATGATGACCGCCGCCGCCGAGAATCGCGGCCGCTCGGTTTTTATTCCACCTCGGTCTTTGAGACGATTCTCTTCCTCTCGAAATACGCCAAGTCCAACGGCCGCGTGCGCGGAGCGGGCGGCATTCGCATGCTCGACGCATCGCGCATCGCCCTTGGGTTTGGCCCGGCCGGCTGCGGCAAGTCGATCGGCGCGCAGGCACTGCATGCCGATGACCCGTCGTCGCTGCTCGTTCGAATCGACATCGGCAAGGCGACAAGGCAGGGCCTGATACGTGCCGTCGTGTCGGCATCGGGCGGCGAGCCCCGCCACAACATGAATCTCAACATGGACACGCTGCAAGATCGTCTCGGCGATTCGGGGCGTCTCCTGATCATCGACGAAGGCCACCGCATGGACTTCGGCTGTTGCGAACTCATCCGCGACATCACCGACGTCTGCGGCATTCCCTGCGTTGTTTTAGCCACGCAGGAGTTTACCGCCCGTCTAAGCGATATGCGTCTCGGCCTGGGCAAGATGCGATATGACCAGTTTGCCAGTCGCGTTGGCATGCAGATGGACTTGACGCGCGGCATCGACGGCAGCGGTGGAACCGAGCGTCCCATCTTCTCGCTCGAAGACATCAGGGCGATTTTCCGGTCGAACGAAGTCCGGCTGTCGAAAGCGGCCGAGGAGTATTTTCAGGCCATCGCCTGCACACCGCAGTCGGGCATGCTCCGCACGTGCAACAATGTTTTCGAGAAGATCGTCCGCGGAACCCGCAGGCAACCCGGCGCTTTGATCGGCGTGGACGCGGTCCGAGAGGCCACGCGATACACGCTCTTTGCGCACGGCACCGAGAGCCAGGAGATCATGAACAAGATCGAAAAGAGCCTGGCATCATGCAAGCACATGGCCAGCGAATACGAAGCCCGTGCAGTTGGCTAG
- a CDS encoding ABC transporter ATP-binding protein encodes MKTYDVSRSCKIPSSYRAARVRSLFNVTPDQGSTFTLRAELPTDESDWRVGLIVGPSGSGKSTLAREAFGTDCEHSRFVWTRGPIIDQIGASVPFNDAVAALSAVGLGSCPSWLRPFDVLSVGEKFRAELARLLLEAGDRVWLDEFTSALDRKVARVAAHAFGKAWRRRAGQFVAVTCHGDVTDWLQPDWIFDAAKGTFARRLLRRRPEITIEVRQTNWSMWRLFEPHHYLKLPLMAGATNFVGYVEGEPIVHLAAAPTCGVKSVRFSRLVVMPEWQGAGVGMAFLNHMAERYFRGRNRYAKRMTSIIHTSHPGLAAALRRDERWVLTTARIGEKSDRAGKAGSRRHAAGHNVPTFGGHLRAVLGFRYIGDRT; translated from the coding sequence ATGAAGACATACGATGTTTCTCGCAGCTGCAAAATTCCGTCGAGCTACCGGGCAGCCCGCGTCCGCTCGCTCTTCAACGTCACGCCCGATCAGGGCAGCACGTTCACGCTTCGCGCCGAACTTCCAACCGACGAATCAGATTGGCGCGTCGGCCTCATCGTCGGTCCGAGTGGGTCAGGGAAAAGCACGCTCGCTCGCGAGGCGTTCGGCACCGACTGCGAACACAGTCGATTTGTCTGGACGCGCGGTCCCATCATCGACCAGATTGGCGCGAGCGTGCCGTTCAATGACGCCGTCGCCGCGCTATCCGCGGTCGGACTTGGCAGTTGCCCGTCCTGGCTCAGGCCGTTCGACGTTCTTTCGGTCGGTGAAAAGTTCCGGGCCGAACTCGCCCGGCTCTTGCTCGAGGCCGGCGATCGCGTGTGGCTGGATGAATTCACGTCCGCCCTCGACCGCAAGGTGGCCCGCGTCGCGGCCCATGCTTTCGGTAAGGCGTGGCGGCGGCGAGCCGGTCAGTTCGTGGCCGTCACATGCCACGGCGATGTCACCGACTGGCTTCAGCCCGATTGGATTTTCGACGCCGCGAAGGGCACCTTCGCAAGGAGGTTGCTTCGGCGACGGCCCGAAATCACGATCGAAGTCCGTCAAACGAATTGGTCGATGTGGCGACTATTTGAGCCGCATCATTACTTGAAGCTTCCGCTCATGGCAGGTGCAACGAACTTTGTCGGATACGTGGAGGGCGAGCCCATCGTCCATCTCGCCGCTGCGCCAACGTGCGGCGTCAAGAGCGTGCGCTTCAGCCGATTGGTGGTCATGCCCGAATGGCAGGGCGCGGGCGTCGGCATGGCGTTTCTGAATCACATGGCCGAACGTTACTTCCGCGGCCGCAATCGCTACGCGAAGCGGATGACCAGCATCATCCACACGAGCCACCCCGGCCTCGCCGCGGCGCTGCGCCGTGACGAACGATGGGTTCTCACCACGGCGCGCATCGGCGAAAAGTCCGATCGTGCCGGCAAGGCGGGAAGCCGCCGACACGCGGCCGGCCACAACGTGCCGACGTTTGGTGGTCACCTTCGAGCCGTTCTTGGATTTCGATACATCGGAGACCGCACATGA
- a CDS encoding superoxide dismutase → MPEPAHSSEFTLPPLPYPPDALEPFIDTETMRIHHGRHHAAYVAGLNAALKGLREARMSNDYSNIQQLSRLLAFHAGGYYNHIIFWNNMAPAGKGDAQPDSPLSRALARDFGSPAKFRAHFSAAAAAVEGNGWAVLGYHPALRRLLVMTLMNQQDLATVGLVPLLMCDVWEHAYYLKYQNRRVDYISEWWNVVNWRDVSERYEAALSTRRGDRR, encoded by the coding sequence ATGCCGGAGCCTGCTCACTCCAGCGAGTTCACGCTGCCCCCGCTGCCCTATCCACCGGATGCGCTCGAGCCGTTCATTGATACCGAAACAATGCGGATTCATCACGGTCGACATCATGCCGCATATGTGGCCGGCCTGAACGCGGCGCTGAAGGGTCTTCGAGAAGCCCGGATGTCCAATGACTATTCAAACATCCAGCAGTTGTCACGATTGCTTGCGTTTCATGCCGGTGGTTACTACAACCACATCATTTTCTGGAACAACATGGCGCCCGCAGGCAAGGGGGACGCGCAGCCCGACAGCCCCCTGTCCCGCGCCTTGGCACGCGATTTCGGCAGTCCGGCCAAGTTCCGAGCGCACTTCAGCGCAGCCGCGGCGGCCGTCGAAGGCAACGGCTGGGCCGTGCTCGGATACCATCCGGCGCTGCGCCGCCTCCTGGTCATGACGTTGATGAACCAGCAGGACCTGGCGACGGTCGGTCTCGTTCCGTTGCTCATGTGCGACGTCTGGGAGCACGCCTACTACCTGAAGTACCAAAATCGCCGCGTTGATTACATCTCTGAATGGTGGAACGTCGTGAACTGGAGGGATGTGTCCGAGCGCTACGAGGCCGCGCTGAGCACGCGCCGCGGCGACCGTCGGTAG
- the asnB gene encoding asparagine synthase (glutamine-hydrolyzing): MCGIAGILLSEMNPAAPGWLTTMTQALHHRGPDDGGAVVFGQNGSPAVARVLGGPADTVDWQYLPTKLGLGARRLAIVDLTPAGHQPMSTADGGTWLVFNGEIYNHAALREELTARGMTFAGHCDTEVLLAAYRAWGPDCFKRLDGMWAVAIVDWFAGRLVLSRDRFGIKPLHLAKFDYGIAFSSEILPLLNLPGARRGVNEARLRDFLYDGRIDHTDQTLFDGVGSLPPGCYIELDVRARGAIDGRGTTHRYWRADYAEHPGVCDETIHAEIRDTLSQSVRSHLQGDAPIGTCLSGGIDSSSIVCLLHRMRADRSLTDAPLTQHAFTAALPGDALDERGYADRVVAACEGLDSHVVTPSPEGLIEAMPSLLRHQEQPFALPNVYMQWEIMRSARSAGIKVLLDGQGGDEIFCGYEGHIPAFLAHLVAQGRWSDFFREMRAARRMHFAEGGLWPHVIAAMLSDRRRDDWRRRKLARRQPWLSTELLDVEEPEGICDEIGIQAPPADDPPEGTPAVLRRAWSIFRRESLPALLRFEDRSSSAFSLEARVPFLSRAMVELAMSIPMESKIRDGVLKAPLRSAMRTIVPDAVLDRTDKLGFSVPIVSWMRGGLRAWWSDLVASRSFADRGCFDVKKLKLLTTRLDAGDSFAARSLWRAALVEHWAGIFLDG, encoded by the coding sequence ATGTGTGGAATCGCGGGAATCCTGCTGAGCGAAATGAACCCGGCCGCCCCCGGCTGGCTGACCACGATGACGCAGGCATTGCACCATCGCGGGCCGGACGACGGCGGCGCCGTCGTTTTTGGCCAGAATGGCTCTCCGGCCGTCGCCCGCGTACTGGGCGGTCCGGCTGACACGGTGGACTGGCAGTATCTACCCACAAAGCTGGGGCTGGGCGCCCGAAGACTCGCGATCGTCGACCTGACACCTGCAGGGCATCAGCCGATGTCCACGGCCGACGGCGGAACCTGGCTTGTCTTCAATGGCGAGATATACAACCACGCGGCGCTGCGCGAGGAATTAACGGCACGCGGCATGACCTTCGCCGGTCATTGCGACACCGAAGTGCTTCTGGCCGCGTACCGCGCGTGGGGGCCGGATTGCTTCAAGCGGCTCGACGGCATGTGGGCTGTCGCAATCGTCGACTGGTTCGCCGGGCGATTGGTGCTCTCGCGCGATCGCTTCGGCATCAAGCCGCTTCACCTTGCGAAGTTCGATTACGGAATCGCCTTTTCATCTGAGATTCTGCCGCTGCTGAACCTTCCCGGTGCGCGCCGCGGCGTGAACGAAGCCCGTCTGCGGGATTTTCTTTACGATGGCCGCATCGATCACACGGATCAGACGCTCTTCGATGGAGTCGGCTCCCTGCCGCCTGGTTGTTACATCGAATTGGACGTACGTGCCCGGGGGGCGATCGATGGCCGTGGGACGACTCATCGCTATTGGCGGGCGGACTACGCGGAACATCCGGGGGTCTGCGATGAGACGATCCACGCCGAGATTCGCGACACGCTATCGCAATCGGTCCGCAGCCACCTTCAAGGCGATGCCCCCATCGGCACCTGTTTGTCGGGCGGCATCGACAGCTCTTCAATTGTCTGCCTGCTTCACCGGATGCGCGCGGACCGGTCGTTGACCGACGCACCCCTGACCCAGCACGCCTTCACTGCGGCATTGCCGGGCGATGCGCTCGATGAACGGGGCTATGCCGACAGGGTCGTCGCGGCCTGTGAAGGTCTCGATTCGCACGTTGTGACTCCCTCCCCGGAGGGGTTGATCGAAGCGATGCCGTCGCTCCTGCGGCACCAGGAACAGCCGTTCGCGCTGCCGAATGTGTACATGCAATGGGAGATCATGCGCTCGGCCCGTTCCGCGGGCATCAAGGTTCTGCTCGACGGGCAAGGCGGCGATGAAATCTTCTGCGGATACGAAGGGCACATTCCGGCGTTCCTTGCGCATCTCGTCGCTCAGGGGCGCTGGTCCGATTTCTTTCGCGAAATGCGCGCTGCGAGGCGGATGCACTTCGCCGAAGGCGGGTTATGGCCGCATGTGATCGCCGCGATGCTGTCCGATCGTCGTCGGGACGATTGGCGGCGGCGAAAGCTTGCGCGGCGTCAACCGTGGCTTTCCACGGAGTTGCTGGACGTGGAGGAGCCGGAAGGAATATGCGACGAAATTGGGATCCAGGCGCCGCCTGCCGACGACCCGCCGGAGGGCACGCCCGCCGTTCTGCGGCGCGCATGGAGCATTTTTCGGCGCGAGAGCCTGCCGGCGCTGCTTCGATTCGAGGATCGCAGTTCGTCGGCATTCTCGCTTGAGGCGCGTGTGCCGTTTCTGTCGCGCGCGATGGTCGAACTGGCGATGTCCATTCCGATGGAGTCGAAGATACGCGATGGTGTGCTCAAGGCGCCCCTTCGGTCCGCCATGAGGACGATCGTGCCCGATGCCGTCCTCGACCGCACTGACAAACTGGGATTTTCGGTGCCGATCGTCTCCTGGATGCGCGGCGGCCTGCGCGCGTGGTGGAGCGATCTGGTCGCTTCTCGCAGCTTCGCCGATCGGGGCTGCTTCGATGTGAAAAAACTCAAGTTGCTCACTACCAGACTCGATGCCGGCGATTCGTTCGCCGCGCGAAGCCTCTGGCGGGCCGCACTCGTCGAGCACTGGGCGGGAATTTTTCTCGACGGCTGA
- a CDS encoding glycosyltransferase: protein MADLSGLHLVIVPAWWPSPEQPSAGIFFRDYALAFADSGARVGVVYPDLVSLRHVLGRSSGESASPSGSAKSPRAPLVPHVEQESLRDDIPVIRIRGLHTALGQPRLQMWRFRAWLRRGLEAYRSLHGNPEILHAMCSIPAGWACTALSDAISRRVVITEHFGPFAALMNRRAGEPFVREAITRSAAIVTVSEFNRDEMGRYGLGREIAVCGNPVAREFLEAQRPASAIPDTTYRPPRALRALFVGRLTEEKGVRELVHAAIEVGTTAPIEWRFLGSGPLGPHIRKSFEAAALSGRSPSAACVDALAASMPLTATCRLLGEVSRERVRDEMLNADFLVIPSHGETFGMAVAEALCVGLPVIVTRGTACERFVNETNGLHVAMRDVDGLRTAIDRMARTIDSYDRERIAEAARVRFAPQSVAAFYGTIFRRLVESPPSGHPSA from the coding sequence ATGGCGGATCTTTCCGGCCTGCATCTTGTCATTGTCCCAGCCTGGTGGCCGTCACCCGAACAGCCGTCGGCCGGCATTTTCTTTCGCGACTACGCACTGGCCTTTGCCGATTCCGGCGCGCGCGTGGGCGTCGTCTATCCGGACCTGGTCAGCCTGCGACATGTGCTTGGTCGGTCGAGCGGTGAGAGCGCGTCGCCGTCCGGTTCGGCGAAATCGCCAAGGGCGCCGCTCGTGCCGCATGTTGAACAGGAGTCTCTGCGAGACGATATCCCGGTGATTCGCATCCGAGGACTGCATACCGCGCTGGGCCAGCCGCGACTTCAGATGTGGCGCTTTCGGGCATGGCTTCGCCGCGGATTGGAGGCCTATCGAAGCCTGCATGGTAATCCGGAAATATTGCATGCGATGTGCTCGATTCCGGCGGGTTGGGCCTGCACCGCCCTTTCGGATGCCATCTCCCGGCGCGTCGTCATTACGGAGCACTTCGGTCCGTTCGCCGCCCTGATGAACCGGCGCGCCGGCGAGCCCTTCGTCCGAGAGGCCATCACGCGAAGTGCCGCCATCGTGACGGTCAGCGAGTTCAACCGCGACGAAATGGGACGCTACGGCTTGGGCCGCGAGATCGCGGTCTGCGGCAATCCCGTCGCTCGTGAGTTTCTTGAGGCGCAGCGGCCAGCGTCCGCGATTCCCGATACAACATATCGACCGCCGCGCGCACTGCGGGCGCTGTTTGTTGGTCGCCTCACCGAGGAAAAGGGCGTGCGCGAACTGGTCCACGCCGCAATTGAGGTCGGCACAACCGCGCCGATCGAGTGGCGATTTCTCGGCAGTGGGCCGCTCGGCCCGCACATTCGGAAATCATTCGAAGCGGCCGCTTTGTCCGGGCGGTCGCCTTCGGCGGCATGCGTCGACGCGCTCGCAGCGAGCATGCCGCTCACGGCGACGTGCCGCCTGCTCGGCGAGGTGTCCCGCGAGCGTGTCCGCGACGAAATGCTCAACGCGGATTTTCTTGTGATCCCCAGTCACGGTGAGACATTCGGGATGGCCGTCGCAGAGGCGCTGTGCGTCGGGTTGCCGGTCATCGTCACGCGCGGGACGGCCTGCGAGCGGTTCGTGAACGAAACCAACGGCCTGCATGTGGCGATGCGGGACGTCGACGGGTTGCGGACGGCGATCGACCGGATGGCGCGTACGATCGACAGCTACGATCGCGAACGCATCGCGGAAGCCGCGCGTGTCCGATTCGCTCCGCAGTCGGTTGCCGCATTTTATGGCACGATCTTCCGAAGGCTCGTCGAATCGCCGCCGAGTGGGCATCCCTCCGCTTGA
- a CDS encoding glycosyltransferase gives MSDTLPVARRRILIVSYWFPPEVGAAAERIAGLAQYLPAHGWDVHVLTAVRTGGVGAAVAEAEADRNTAFDVSAPGVTLHAVEDPRGSDRPFGDFDPRVKPPKWKRLARELIFPDRFGRWARRAAATGAELARSISFDVVFATFPPASTVWAALRIESPAKFVLDYRDRWFGPGGYEPRFELARRRHERLERLAVARADRIVAVSEPMADAIAQEQGIPRAKVIVIPNGYEVSSRDGATRGGAAAPEPMRRDPDDRLVIAHVGTVIARNRPELFLAALKRVADDPRLSNILFRFVGNLSHDYVASLGLNRLVETTGLLPRNGALREMQAADALLLLTGAYVGHWGASAKLFEYLQSGLPVLCLEEEPGSNDRAILERFVPDRAFFAPISDADRIAEQITRIRAYRAGRPAPAMELDASFREFSRAALTARLAESLEAALEG, from the coding sequence GTGAGCGACACCCTGCCAGTTGCAAGACGGCGCATCCTGATTGTCTCCTATTGGTTTCCGCCGGAGGTCGGCGCAGCAGCCGAGCGGATCGCAGGTCTCGCACAGTATCTGCCGGCACATGGCTGGGATGTCCACGTATTGACGGCTGTCCGCACGGGCGGTGTTGGCGCGGCGGTTGCCGAAGCCGAGGCTGATCGAAATACCGCGTTCGACGTTTCCGCGCCGGGGGTCACGCTGCACGCGGTCGAAGACCCGCGGGGAAGCGATCGACCCTTTGGCGACTTTGATCCGCGGGTGAAACCTCCGAAATGGAAGCGTCTGGCGCGAGAGTTGATCTTCCCGGATCGTTTCGGGCGCTGGGCACGGCGCGCCGCCGCAACCGGGGCGGAACTGGCGCGGTCCATCTCCTTTGATGTCGTGTTTGCGACATTTCCGCCGGCGAGCACGGTATGGGCCGCGTTGCGAATTGAGTCCCCCGCGAAGTTTGTCCTGGACTATCGCGATCGGTGGTTTGGTCCGGGCGGCTATGAACCCCGATTCGAGCTTGCGCGGCGACGACATGAGCGGCTGGAGCGCCTGGCGGTCGCCCGGGCGGATCGAATCGTTGCGGTATCGGAACCGATGGCGGATGCGATCGCGCAGGAACAGGGTATCCCGCGGGCGAAGGTGATTGTGATTCCGAACGGCTACGAAGTGAGCTCGCGCGATGGTGCGACACGCGGCGGGGCAGCGGCGCCGGAGCCGATGCGCCGTGACCCTGACGATCGACTGGTGATCGCGCATGTCGGGACGGTGATCGCCCGAAATCGTCCGGAGCTGTTTCTGGCGGCGCTCAAGCGTGTCGCGGACGACCCGCGACTGTCCAACATTCTCTTTCGATTCGTCGGCAATCTTTCGCACGACTATGTCGCATCACTCGGATTGAACAGGCTCGTTGAAACGACCGGGCTTCTGCCGAGAAACGGGGCGCTTCGCGAGATGCAAGCGGCCGACGCGCTGTTGCTGCTGACTGGCGCCTATGTCGGCCACTGGGGCGCCAGTGCGAAGCTGTTCGAGTATCTGCAATCGGGCTTGCCGGTTCTATGTCTGGAAGAGGAACCCGGCAGCAACGATCGAGCGATATTAGAGCGTTTCGTGCCGGATCGTGCGTTCTTCGCGCCGATTAGCGACGCGGACCGGATCGCGGAGCAGATCACGCGGATTCGCGCCTATCGGGCAGGGCGTCCCGCACCGGCGATGGAGCTGGACGCATCGTTTCGCGAGTTCAGCCGTGCCGCCCTGACCGCGCGGCTGGCCGAATCGCTTGAAGCTGCGTTGGAAGGGTGA